Proteins found in one Agaribacterium sp. ZY112 genomic segment:
- a CDS encoding Ig-like domain-containing protein, whose amino-acid sequence MKKNSPSAWRLPLLLTALIGSQAQALTETEINLDVRHSVSGFSDFDREKYMVMHSSLSENDWDGNEDLLTYLMEDLDVYFGRNNGEMNWRTSQTTEDASRSGFADPTSVAAQALASKNAYALNETARHKYDARNEVMFGGQLSGFWPGMHNGSGGWSFANGEAVGEWMGHFVNNAFRSAEQGPSLGMQAPRYVEILNEPLYHLVDVEGEDPLEAFEFHRDAAEAFHLTHTGDTQIGGYVTAFPFFDERNFERWNERMKLFIDTAGEQMDYFAIHLYDFNYLSSARGPATFKGGRIEATLDMMEQYEQLTLGEVKPFLISEFGGRDHQTEALATANGWSSINDWQSMKAFSPMTLQFLERPHLMLKSIPFMLANAHWFADAGGQGRGYPWRLMIHEDERIEGGSADYVFSDLVKFYELWANVSGTRVDTRSNDPDVLIDAYVDGATAYVILSNLNTTAEKVSFNLFGEQDVSLDSVLVKHLYLNGVAAELSENTLAQALASFTLAPEATAILQYNFDADVAVNKSSVEEKYYAETYQQGISAGEANTFSISGVSVPSYGEAVLRLSFGRAHGLSTLPVVSINGNELQVSADFAGDMQEYRNQFFSVLEIPVAIDQLSATNTVAVTFSDTGGFVTTSTLEVYEFSEDIRDKGTAVTGVEVSHDDVTLGIGEDFSLVATAVPFFADNDLGVTYSSNDERIARVDRLSGVISAVSAGVTTIVAMSNVGGFQAQTNLTVESPVEAFIRFDDSSQYDGADIEVGSTFHVVVNVDAGTAETVVAGTLNGVELRLRHLGEGYAVAGDDLFMSSDASLIGERSGNLVFSVTIPDDATLSADLASGEFYWLWLRFTSSDGEVHQATAFPNLVAAALTPSPQPSPEPSVQVSAIPTPQPSPEPSVQVSVVPTPQPSPEASVGVPTEPEPASSSESKTSSGGGVFDPILWLLTVLASFLTLSRRTSAREK is encoded by the coding sequence ATGAAAAAAAACAGTCCTAGCGCTTGGCGCTTACCTTTGCTTTTGACGGCTCTTATCGGCAGTCAGGCTCAAGCCCTTACCGAAACCGAGATCAACTTAGATGTGCGTCACAGTGTCTCGGGCTTCTCCGATTTCGACCGTGAAAAATATATGGTAATGCACTCGTCTCTATCTGAGAACGACTGGGATGGCAATGAAGATTTACTGACGTATTTAATGGAAGATCTCGATGTTTATTTTGGGCGTAATAATGGTGAAATGAATTGGCGTACAAGCCAAACTACGGAGGATGCTTCGCGCTCCGGTTTTGCCGACCCCACAAGTGTTGCCGCACAAGCTTTAGCCTCAAAAAATGCTTATGCCCTCAATGAAACCGCTCGACATAAATACGATGCTCGCAATGAAGTGATGTTTGGTGGGCAGTTAAGTGGTTTTTGGCCCGGCATGCACAATGGCAGTGGCGGTTGGAGCTTTGCCAATGGTGAGGCTGTTGGCGAGTGGATGGGGCATTTTGTTAACAATGCATTTAGGAGCGCTGAACAAGGGCCTAGTCTGGGCATGCAAGCGCCACGCTATGTCGAAATTCTCAATGAGCCGCTGTACCACTTGGTCGATGTTGAAGGTGAAGACCCGCTTGAAGCTTTTGAGTTTCATCGCGATGCAGCTGAAGCCTTTCATCTAACGCATACCGGTGACACCCAGATCGGTGGTTATGTCACCGCTTTCCCGTTTTTTGATGAAAGAAACTTTGAGCGCTGGAATGAGCGCATGAAGTTGTTTATCGATACGGCGGGTGAGCAAATGGATTATTTTGCAATCCACCTTTACGATTTTAACTACTTGAGTTCTGCTCGTGGCCCTGCAACCTTTAAAGGCGGCCGCATTGAAGCGACCTTAGATATGATGGAGCAGTATGAGCAGTTAACTTTGGGAGAGGTTAAGCCTTTTTTGATTTCAGAGTTTGGCGGTCGAGATCATCAAACAGAGGCTTTGGCCACTGCTAATGGCTGGTCGAGCATTAATGATTGGCAGAGTATGAAAGCGTTTAGCCCAATGACTCTTCAATTTCTAGAGCGCCCTCACTTAATGCTAAAAAGCATCCCTTTTATGCTTGCGAATGCGCATTGGTTTGCCGACGCAGGTGGTCAAGGTCGCGGTTATCCCTGGCGTTTAATGATTCATGAAGATGAGCGAATCGAGGGGGGCAGCGCAGACTATGTTTTTTCAGACCTAGTTAAATTCTACGAGCTTTGGGCTAATGTCAGCGGAACTCGTGTAGATACTCGCAGTAATGACCCCGATGTACTGATTGACGCTTATGTCGATGGTGCGACAGCTTATGTGATCCTCAGTAATTTAAATACAACAGCGGAAAAGGTGAGTTTCAACCTTTTTGGTGAGCAGGATGTGAGCTTAGATAGCGTATTGGTTAAGCACCTCTACCTTAATGGTGTGGCTGCTGAATTATCGGAAAATACGCTAGCGCAAGCTCTAGCTAGTTTTACTCTAGCGCCAGAAGCAACGGCAATATTGCAGTACAACTTTGATGCTGACGTAGCTGTTAATAAAAGCTCGGTAGAAGAAAAGTACTACGCAGAGACTTACCAGCAGGGTATTAGCGCAGGCGAGGCTAATACTTTTTCAATTAGTGGGGTTTCTGTTCCTAGTTATGGGGAAGCTGTGTTGCGTTTGAGTTTTGGTCGAGCCCATGGCTTATCTACGTTACCTGTGGTCAGTATTAACGGTAACGAACTGCAAGTAAGTGCCGATTTTGCTGGGGACATGCAGGAATATCGCAATCAGTTCTTTAGTGTATTGGAAATTCCGGTAGCCATTGATCAGCTGAGCGCGACTAATACGGTTGCGGTGACCTTTAGTGATACGGGTGGTTTTGTTACTACAAGCACGCTGGAGGTCTATGAGTTTAGTGAAGATATTCGAGATAAAGGCACTGCCGTTACTGGGGTAGAGGTCTCACATGATGATGTCACGCTCGGTATTGGCGAAGACTTTTCCTTAGTGGCTACAGCGGTACCTTTTTTTGCAGATAATGATCTAGGTGTGACTTATTCATCTAATGATGAGCGTATTGCTCGTGTAGATCGACTCAGTGGTGTTATCAGTGCTGTTAGTGCGGGTGTCACGACCATTGTTGCCATGTCTAATGTTGGTGGTTTTCAAGCGCAAACAAATCTTACCGTCGAGTCTCCTGTTGAGGCGTTCATACGTTTTGATGATAGTAGTCAGTACGACGGTGCAGATATTGAAGTTGGCTCGACTTTTCATGTTGTGGTAAATGTTGATGCTGGTACCGCTGAGACTGTTGTGGCGGGTACTTTAAACGGCGTAGAGCTGCGCCTGAGGCATCTTGGGGAAGGGTATGCTGTTGCTGGTGATGATCTTTTTATGAGCTCTGATGCAAGTTTGATTGGTGAGCGCAGCGGTAACTTAGTATTTAGTGTGACTATTCCCGATGATGCGACGCTGAGTGCTGATTTGGCAAGCGGAGAGTTTTATTGGCTTTGGTTGCGATTCACCAGTTCAGATGGTGAGGTGCATCAAGCAACTGCATTTCCTAATCTTGTTGCGGCGGCCTTAACACCCTCTCCACAGCCGTCGCCAGAGCCATCTGTGCAAGTGTCAGCAATTCCTACTCCACAGCCGTCGCCAGAGCCTTCTGTGCAAGTGTCAGTAGTTCCTACTCCACAGCCTTCACCTGAGGCCTCCGTAGGCGTACCAACAGAGCCCGAACCTGCAAGCTCATCGGAGTCTAAAACTAGCTCTGGTGGTGGTGTCTTTGACCCTATATTGTGGTTATTAACTGTGCTGGCTTCATTCTTGACGCTATCTCGTCGTACATCTGCGCGTGAAAAGTGA
- a CDS encoding GntR family transcriptional regulator produces MLDDLIIQPEDSRPIYQQLELQLLRFIRAGRLQPGQALPSVRVIAAHLALNPMTVSKSVNRLVEQGWLQHRRGKPTCVAESLPNESSSLDVQLEQDLKRVINYGKQIKLSKKQLLDLCKQYWDEV; encoded by the coding sequence ATGCTAGACGATCTTATTATTCAGCCCGAAGACTCTCGGCCTATTTATCAGCAATTAGAGCTTCAGTTGCTGCGTTTTATTCGCGCAGGGCGTTTACAGCCGGGCCAGGCTTTGCCTTCAGTACGGGTTATTGCTGCGCATTTGGCGCTTAATCCTATGACGGTTAGTAAAAGTGTTAATCGTTTGGTGGAGCAGGGCTGGTTGCAGCATAGACGTGGCAAGCCTACTTGTGTTGCCGAGAGCCTGCCGAATGAAAGCAGTAGTCTAGATGTGCAGCTAGAGCAGGATCTGAAACGTGTGATTAACTACGGTAAGCAAATCAAGCTAAGCAAAAAACAACTGCTCGATTTATGTAAGCAATATTGGGATGAGGTCTAG
- a CDS encoding ABC transporter ATP-binding protein, translated as MITQFNNVSVRLDKKEILRHLDWSIEPGQVVGLLGKNGAGKSTLIRTLLGLIPVADGELKTLGIEPRSFSDEQKQDIAYVPQVAVGYEGFKVKTALKIHASCYARWNQALAERMLHKFDIESSAQVDKLSTGQRQAFMLMLALASSPKFLVMDEPVASLDPAARRDVLQFVAEAAGGDTSILYSTHITADLNRLTDKVAMLAGGKICFYHSTEALAQSVLIKGVPSERIQANKLWASNLLLASESQAIFCAWDTELEQQLHQYLGCTSMLVQPLNLEELFIRWHRLNTALYPSCD; from the coding sequence ATGATCACTCAATTTAATAATGTCAGTGTACGGCTAGATAAAAAAGAAATCTTAAGGCATTTAGATTGGAGTATAGAGCCCGGTCAGGTCGTTGGTTTGTTGGGCAAAAATGGCGCAGGTAAAAGCACATTAATTCGCACCTTGTTAGGCTTAATCCCTGTGGCTGATGGAGAGCTTAAGACCTTAGGTATTGAACCGCGTTCTTTTTCTGATGAGCAAAAACAAGATATTGCCTATGTGCCACAAGTGGCGGTGGGATATGAAGGTTTTAAGGTGAAAACTGCACTTAAAATACATGCCTCGTGTTATGCCCGTTGGAATCAAGCTTTGGCAGAGCGTATGTTGCATAAGTTTGATATTGAAAGCAGTGCTCAGGTTGATAAGCTTTCAACAGGCCAACGCCAGGCGTTTATGTTGATGCTGGCTTTAGCATCGTCACCTAAGTTCTTAGTGATGGATGAGCCTGTTGCTAGTCTGGACCCTGCTGCTCGTAGAGATGTTTTACAGTTTGTGGCAGAGGCGGCTGGGGGTGATACAAGCATTTTATATTCCACTCATATTACTGCCGACTTAAACCGCCTGACCGATAAAGTTGCGATGTTAGCTGGCGGTAAAATTTGTTTCTATCACAGTACTGAGGCTCTGGCACAAAGCGTGTTAATTAAGGGGGTGCCGAGCGAACGGATACAGGCCAATAAGCTTTGGGCTTCAAATTTATTACTGGCAAGTGAAAGTCAAGCTATCTTTTGCGCTTGGGATACCGAGCTTGAACAGCAATTACATCAATACCTAGGGTGTACTTCTATGCTAGTTCAGCCGCTTAATTTAGAGGAATTATTTATTCGTTGGCATCGGTTAAATACTGCCCTTTATCCTTCTTGTGACTAA